Part of the Anopheles coluzzii chromosome 3, AcolN3, whole genome shotgun sequence genome is shown below.
tctgTAACACCATATTGTTTCGCATATTGTTGCATGGCTGATTTCATTGCtcgtttccctttttcattTTCGAAGTACACTGTGATGCTGGCGTGTGACGTGcttttatacacacacacacactttgctcTCCTCTATTTGCGTTACTTCTTGGGCAAGAGTCGGTGAACGTCTCCTGTTGGACACCTGCACACACGTGTCAGAGCATTTAGCGATTACTAATGTGGACGATATTATTCTTTTATCTTCCATTGATTGTACTGGATTGCAATTCCATATCTGTCTCAACTGTCGTTGGGGATCAATTTCAATACCTGTTTGCGACAAATCGGGGACGAACTCATTGATAGAACGCTACTTCTGAGCAACTTCTAGAGAAGACTGCCGAAACCCATCCCGATCAACCAGAGCTAGAAGACCCGCCGCAGGCTGTCGATGAAACTTCTTCAGCTAAAGAAGAGCCAATGGCACGTGCCGAAATAGAGACGGTGACTCAGTCAGCTACATCGACTCAGTTAGCCACTGCGGCCGCTACGGAAGCCTCCAGCCAGGTGCTGGAAATTGAAGGAACGGTACAAGGAGAACCGGACCAAGGACAGCTACAATCACAAAACGATCCACCCGTCGAACATGACGATCAACCGAATGTAATACCCTATTTCTTGATGTTCGGTAGTGTTTGCCTttcgaaatgtgtgtgtgtatttgtttgtgttcgtGTGAGTTAGTTAGTTATTAGCTTGTAAACTCAAGTCACCTCTAAAAATGGCGCATGTACCACACTGCTTTCATTCATTGCATGTTACTTTAGCTTCCTGCCGAATGAACCGCACACATGTTCGTATGGTTTTGCACCAAAGCGATCATTGGCACAGTGTTTAATTATTAACGTCGTATCGATCGTCCCTCAAACCATGTGCCCATTTGTTAcgtgttatttgttattttactATATTTGTGGaagttttggtttggtttactctatttttttttgtttctactcTTCTGTACCAATTTTTCTTTTACACAGTTGCAGCAAACGGTGCAGGATGCAATCGACTCTGCCGATCTGGAGCAGCTGGCTGCAATTGTGCTGAATGGCGAGGGAAAGCAACTGATTGGGCGGAAATCGGATCAAACCGAAATACAGGCTTTTCTCGACAATGTCCCAGCATACATGGTAAGGCTTtcagttgtttttatttattttatatgaaagtatatcttcttcttctatgccATActacaaccgttgtcggtcaaagcctgtcctgtacccacttgtgggcttggcattcagtgacttattgattaccattagcaggatagtcagtcttaCGTATGTGGACatggtccatttggggcttgaacccatgacgggcatattgttaagtcgaACGAGTTGACTACGGTACCACGAGATCGGCTGAAAATATCTTAGTTTTTTctacaaaatagaaaaattcTAGAAAATTTCATCTCAAGACCTAAAAGATCAATTAAGCAGAACGCTAAGAATATGTACAGTTTAATAATGATCTTGCACTGTTGCTACAAACTAGGTACAAACTATCCTAAACCGAAGCAGCAAACAATATTCGTGATTTACTATGCTCTAATGGATATTTAATTTGTCTTGTCTCATTAGCTATTGTATCGCATCTACATCACCCTAACACCCCATACTCCAGCTCCCTATcatacttcttcttttttcctcttctttcagGGTAAAATACGACGTGTCCATCTGGCAGCACGCGAGGGAAGCCTGCGTGATTTACAGTCCGCACTGGATAGACGCAAATTTGCCACGGCAAAGGACGAAGTATCGCCGCACGGTGCAACACCCCTGCACGTGGCGACAATATTCGGTCATGCAGGTACGGGTCCAATCGTTCGGTCATTATGGTTCGTGGCATGAGCTGAGCACCTGAACCCGTGGGGATCCATGTTTTTAAGGATAGAGAAGGGCATTAAGAGCCGGGGCTGATGCACGACGTCTCCACCCCGTTGCTTTGCCTAGCGACACCCCAAGCCCGATTGGCAGTTCGATTGTTTATCGATCGATTTACATGAATACATGGCTTCCGTTCCACTTTTCCGTTGACAATCAACTCGTGGCGAAGGCACACTGCGTCGTGCTTTTCACGCGATGCATACCTAACGAGGCCACCGAAGGACACCGAGCACCAGCAAGCGTTAGCGTGTCGTCAGTCACTTTTGTGTCATAATTTACTACTCATCCTTCTTTGCGCCTTTGTCAGGGGGAAGTGCTTAGAGCACCCGTTTTCTAATGCGTCTTCAGTCGTAAGCCGTAAGAATACGACGTGTCTTCAGTTGTTACCATTTCCTTGCCCAGCACGGACGAGCGTACGAGCAGCCTGGGGCAGCATGTGTACCGCACCCAACGATATAAAcggtgcaaaagaaaacaagaagaaagcaACACCCTTTGGATTAATAATTACAAAACACTAACATTTGgcttttcgtttcattttgccCCATTCCCGCTCTTTCCGTAGGCATCGTGCGGTATCTGGCTGGCCGGTTTCCCGAAACGCTCAGCGCAACGGATGACGATGGACGGACGCCACTGCATTATGCGGCCACGCTCAAGGACAATGGGCACTTTTACAATCTCCTAACACACCTGGGCGCCAACCCGAAGGTGGAGGATAGTGTGAGTATGGAGAAGTTGTGTGCGTTTAATCATTCAACATGGCTGCAGTGCTGCTATGCACCATCCGAGAAAGCGATCGTAACGTTTAATTTGAAAACTTTCATCCAGCTGAAAGTATGTAAATTATACGTTCACCCACTGCATGGGGCGACATTTCACgtggaaaaagaaagaaggaagagAAAGTAATTGAACTCAACCTACTAGTTTTCaattgaaaacataaaatatgcatTCTAGCACTAGCATCGATCGAATGCAGCATGAACCGTTCCGTACATCGGTTTACCGATCGATGTAGTCCTACGCCACGAACACTATGCATCTAATCGCTGCCTTTCATTCCGTTTCGATCAGTTGAACCATTCGGCCGAATACTATCTCGGACACGTGCAGTCGCAGGGTGTCCTTTCCCATCGGCAGCTATTGCGCGACTATGGTGCCAAGGAGGAGCTCGCCGATGAGATGCTGAACGATCAAGGTGAGCAACGGAGCACGGTTGCGCTGCGAATACGCACAGCAAACTGTGTCCCGTAAAGcgtaatgtgtttttgtttagcatTTTCCTCCCCTTCATCGTTCCTCGAAAACGTGCAATCGTTTACTCTCTTCCGTCTTACGATATGTGGCAGTGTGACCTAGTTTTACACATCGCTATTACCGCGAGTagttcttgtttgtttttgttttttggtatGCGCGCCATTGTGAAGTAAAGAAGATGGTGGAGAAAGGTGGATCAATTAGATCTTATTTTTGGTGGTTTATCTAAAAATGTCTGTTTTTATCTTTACTTTAATGTTTTCTAACTTGGTCATGGACGTTTTATTTCCAAAACTAAAGTGATCACATTATTTTAACTTGTAGCACGCAATGGCGCACAATGGGCCTTTAGTTTGCGATTGCAATCCCTGGCACAATATTCGAGTAACTGCAGTGCGAACAGCGGTAGAGCCTTGTTTTTTTGGAAcgttggttttgctttttgaaCATCATTCATGCCATTTCATTATGTTTCCTCATCAATCAACTAATAACAGATTAGTTCTTCATGGATAATTAGTACACCACCCGATGTTGGTTCTTATTTACGAAACCCCCCGCATGACATTTTAACCCCGAGTTCCAGTTGCTTAGTAAACATTCAATTCCTCCTCAATCCGATACGCCCCACCCTGGACAATCAATCAGTTCCAGACGATCTGCACAGTGCCCGCCGGCCGCTCGACGACGTCGACACGCTAACAACGCTGGAGCGATGCTTCAAAATCATCCACGAACCGATTGACGATCTGGTGGTAAAGTCGGTCGGCCTGCCTACCAACAGTGTGCCGGGCAGTGCGTCATCGCTCCGCATCCTGATCACCTCCTATCTGGCCCGCTTCCTCAAGCGCAGCGTCTTCGACAAGGTGAAAAAGCGCCAAACCCGGCTCGATCACAATCTGTTCGATCTGATCTGGCCCGCGATGAAGAAGGCGACCAAGGAGAAACGGTTAGACGAGGACCTGAACGTCGGTATCGTCATACCGGACTACGATGTGTTCGTCGTATTCCAGGAGTTTCTGGTGCCACTGATCAAGGATGTACACTGCATGGAGGGAACGCAACCGCTGATGCCACATCCGGCAATGCAGTTCTTCCCGCGGTACGCGATCAACGATCAGCAACCGGATGCTGCCGCCTCTCCGACGGCCAGTAACAATGGGAACATACTGCGCGAAAATCCGGACAGTGTGCAGCTCAATCTGGACACGTCCGGGAAGTACATTACGGGGTGTGTGATCGAGTGTGCCAGGAATTTAGATGCGTACGAGTTCCCGCTCAATCTCGGTATCGCACAGCTCGAGCAGGTGGAGCGCCTGATCACGGCGCGTGTGCTTTCGATGGACTTTGTGCACGCCACCGGGGAGACGGAGCTGGGCACGTACTACAGCATGAACGAAATTTTGGAAAATCCGTCCGAAATTCGTACAATATTAGCCACCAATGGGCTGCTCATTCCGTTGCTGGATCACACCGATCCATACCAGACGGCCGAATCGATCGCCATCAATGGAAGGTATTGGCCGTATGGGCGCGGCGTGTACGTCAGCGTCGACGGCAGTCTGGTGGTGTGGGTCAACGCGCAAGACCACCTGCGATTGCTTTGCTGCACCGGAAGTAAAGATCCTGCGGCGATCGGTGCCGCCTACTCGAAGGTCGGCCGTGCCATGAACTTTCTGGAGGAATGGATCCTGTTCAAGCACAGCTACTTCCTAGGCTGTCTCCTATCAAGGCCCTCCTTTCTCGGCACCGGTCTAAAGTTCACGCTAACGCTTGTGCTACCTCATCTTTGCAAGGAGAAGGAAAATTTGCGCCACCTGTGCGTCGTGCGCGGATTGCAGCTCTTCACCGGCGATGGCGACGGACCGACGGTGCGGATGTGCAACATGCGCAGCCTAGCCCAGACCGAGTGGCAACTGTTTCAGGACTTTAGCAGTGCCATCACGAACGTGGTGGCGCTCGAGAAGGAACTGTCCATGTCGAACTCGTTACACATTGCGGCGACACTGTTGCGCATCTTTCGTAAGAAAAAGCACAGCCTGGCAGCGGACGGTGCCGTACCGCAGAACTGAGCATGTgtcctgtgtgtatgtgtatgctcCCGTACATGGCAAGGATGAGCACCACAGCCTCTCTCCCAAAAACACACCGGTCTTCTAGAATACTGTCCGCATACCGGTGACAGCGTAGCCACGTGACGGCGAGCAGTTTGAACcattttgtgctgtttgttgcGCAAGTAGTGCGCTTGTGTTACCTTGCCGTACCGAGTACAGAGTAGTAGATGTAGTAGTACATCCCTGTGGTAGTTAAAGcaaaatgtttcaatgtttCCAACCTTACTCTACTGTCCCGCGTATTGCGGATTTTTGTGAACGGAAAACAGATGTAACGCAACCGCTAGTTGCCGCCTCAGCTTAGTTGGCTGTATTCTCTCACTCCTCCACCCCTCCATCGTTACCTTAGTAACGCAGTGGTAGTCCTTCCCATGCATGCAAACCCGGCCAAAGAAAGACAGAGAAAGAAGGAGCTCCACCGATCGAGTGCGATCGTAAACGGAAGAGAAGGACGCAAGCAAGACTGACTGACATACCAATAATTCCCGGGTTAGTAGTGATTGCCATTGTGGTGGCGATAGGCAATAGTTAGCCCcctattgtttcttttttatttgtgcaTTCTTTTTTCCTTGCTCGCGCAAATTATGTTGTACCCAAATGTGTGATGAGAATTCGTTATTATTGCTGTTCTATTATGTGGAGTTGTGTGTCAAGGCAAGCAAACCTGAGTGCCTGGTGTGTAACATGACAGAGAAGGTCATCGCAAACAACTTTAACAGCTGTCCTATTTCTACTTCCTGCTCCTTCTTCCTGTCTGTCCTTTCTATCTGTCTCATTTCACCGTACCGCTTTCAGGGCTCATTGCTGTACATTGTTACAACTAAAGATTCTCCCCATACAAGCTGATGTAACTATTTCTTTTAGAAACAATAATCTACCTTTATCCTTTTCCACGGTTGGCGCTACTTAGAAATAGCATTGTCTACAGCGTTACATAGAGTAGCGATTATACATGACACCATCCATACAACCATGGTAGATGCGCAAACCGATGTTTTCTCATTATGATTTGCATTATTTCTTGTAGTTCAGACCAACACGTTTGTTAGAAATTATCTTTTCCGATTTGAACACACAACGTAGAAAtgcttttgttattttactGTGTAaatgtgttcttttttatcgATACAATGCTTCTGTTTCAAGcggaatataaatataattgtcccgtttttccgtttttcttcCTAAAACTAGGCGAGCAACAGGTTGAGATTCCTTTATTCCGTACTGAGGAAGGACGATACCTAGCAACGTGTAAGTGCCATGAAATGATCTAAAGTACACAAAATGAACTAAAAACACTAAGATTTGCTATCATTCATACCTACACAGCTCTGGGAGATCCTCTCATCAAAGGGCTAACAGAGATCGCCAACAAGCGACCCGCTGATCCGATCACCTACCTAGCAAACTATTTGTTCAACTTTGCCAATCAAAAATCTAAAACCGATCACAAGGAGGTGGATAACGATTCGAACAACAACTTGATCGAGGGTTCCATAAGAC
Proteins encoded:
- the LOC120958738 gene encoding uncharacterized protein LOC120958738 isoform X9, with amino-acid sequence MAPLPTLPGPPAARERHHHHHHHHRRRAHGLYFHSSPPKVLQMNNHLAAKENDYRSRDAIKPSSIRIWLHHKQMGKLAKVLWAGQGMRLRTETSHHPRMKRFLECVPHVMGVIKDIHQAVIDNDLDVLKEKTAPPAPRVILTSKDANGLTPLHKAAGLAHTQIVEYILSVWPSLSSDEDHTGKTPLHWAASAKNNARSFNLLVQAGADETALDDRNKPAEHYKNKPGDIDRSLLAVIPEAPRISQQGFPAYFDWAMFTLPDDSDEGSQPTRMKPFLSQNNLLDPDGGQEGELAGGAADTVSKSKSVHNLTNGVLTVLGQERGVNGEDSSVTKGNADEEQADAQDDANGGQDVDEKELGGEETSDKQNATSEQLLEKTAETHPDQPELEDPPQAVDETSSAKEEPMARAEIETVTQSATSTQLATAAATEASSQVLEIEGTVQGEPDQGQLQSQNDPPVEHDDQPNLQQTVQDAIDSADLEQLAAIVLNGEGKQLIGRKSDQTEIQAFLDNVPAYMGKIRRVHLAAREGSLRDLQSALDRRKFATAKDEVSPHGATPLHVATIFGHAGIVRYLAGRFPETLSATDDDGRTPLHYAATLKDNGHFYNLLTHLGANPKVEDSLNHSAEYYLGHVQSQGVLSHRQLLRDYGAKEELADEMLNDQVPDDLHSARRPLDDVDTLTTLERCFKIIHEPIDDLVVKSVGLPTNSVPGSASSLRILITSYLARFLKRSVFDKVKKRQTRLDHNLFDLIWPAMKKATKEKRLDEDLNVGIVIPDYDVFVVFQEFLVPLIKDVHCMEGTQPLMPHPAMQFFPRYAINDQQPDAAASPTASNNGNILRENPDSVQLNLDTSGKYITGCVIECARNLDAYEFPLNLGIAQLEQVERLITARVLSMDFVHATGETELGTYYSMNEILENPSEIRTILATNGLLIPLLDHTDPYQTAESIAINGRYWPYGRGVYVSVDGSLVVWVNAQDHLRLLCCTGSKDPAAIGAAYSKVGRAMNFLEEWILFKHSYFLGCLLSRPSFLGTGLKFTLTLVLPHLCKEKENLRHLCVVRGLQLFTGDGDGPTVRMCNMRSLAQTEWQLFQDFSSAITNVVALEKELSMSNSLHIAATLLRIFRKKKHSLAADGAVPQN
- the LOC120958738 gene encoding uncharacterized protein LOC120958738 isoform X1; this translates as MAPLPTLPGPPAARERHHHHHHHHRRRAHGLYFHSSPPKVLQMNNHLAAKENDYRSRDAIKPSSIRIWLHHKQMGKLAKVLWAGQGMRLRTETSHHPRMKRFLECVPHVMGVIKDIHQAVIDNDLDVLKEKTAPPAPRVILTSKDANGLTPLHKAAGLAHTQIVEYILSVWPSLSSDEDHTGKTPLHWAASAKNNARSFNLLVQAGADETALDDRNKPAEHYKNKPGDIDRSLLAVIPEAPRISQQGFPAYFDWAMFTLPDDSDEGSQPTRMKPFLSQNNLLDPDGGQEGELAGGAADTVSKSKSVHNLTNGVLTVLGQERGVNGEDSSVTKGNADEEQADAQDDANGGQDVDEKELGGEETSDKQDGTLVEHEEQISTPPAGPDDTDAPLDVSSAKVDDGGGDDSVDDAQEIQQTEPEADSAEGVSETKNETGAPVSDAPNAVVEENNTENGHTENGVTVEEEDQTNGNDTVASRNTSAKEANTDELDNTAEVELEKENNSASAALEEAEVSRDSLEQVIPKDDDIELDSLGKDLEPEEPLPDAARVTSAESDKNSEQMDSQPNSRATTGKSIKSTITVTDQDDIKEHVSRNSSATAVSNGRLDTASNGNMNGTVEPNGTPEGVSDQDGLTSAGSERPETRGISAHRTYPNSAKEPTSPVSRPISRTEVETISRAASSTLTPGHTPAKSSRSSTPYRKASIGSRKSVNSAVGSAAQNETHDVANNHGDDDDDDNSEANDDSNNADVKIASYRTPDENATSEQLLEKTAETHPDQPELEDPPQAVDETSSAKEEPMARAEIETVTQSATSTQLATAAATEASSQVLEIEGTVQGEPDQGQLQSQNDPPVEHDDQPNLQQTVQDAIDSADLEQLAAIVLNGEGKQLIGRKSDQTEIQAFLDNVPAYMGKIRRVHLAAREGSLRDLQSALDRRKFATAKDEVSPHGATPLHVATIFGHAGIVRYLAGRFPETLSATDDDGRTPLHYAATLKDNGHFYNLLTHLGANPKVEDSLNHSAEYYLGHVQSQGVLSHRQLLRDYGAKEELADEMLNDQVPDDLHSARRPLDDVDTLTTLERCFKIIHEPIDDLVVKSVGLPTNSVPGSASSLRILITSYLARFLKRSVFDKVKKRQTRLDHNLFDLIWPAMKKATKEKRLDEDLNVGIVIPDYDVFVVFQEFLVPLIKDVHCMEGTQPLMPHPAMQFFPRYAINDQQPDAAASPTASNNGNILRENPDSVQLNLDTSGKYITGCVIECARNLDAYEFPLNLGIAQLEQVERLITARVLSMDFVHATGETELGTYYSMNEILENPSEIRTILATNGLLIPLLDHTDPYQTAESIAINGRYWPYGRGVYVSVDGSLVVWVNAQDHLRLLCCTGSKDPAAIGAAYSKVGRAMNFLEEWILFKHSYFLGCLLSRPSFLGTGLKFTLTLVLPHLCKEKENLRHLCVVRGLQLFTGDGDGPTVRMCNMRSLAQTEWQLFQDFSSAITNVVALEKELSMSNSLHIAATLLRIFRKKKHSLAADGAVPQN
- the LOC120958738 gene encoding uncharacterized protein LOC120958738 isoform X4 codes for the protein MLLQMNNHLAAKENDYRSRDAIKPSSIRIWLHHKQMGKLAKVLWAGQGMRLRTETSHHPRMKRFLECVPHVMGVIKDIHQAVIDNDLDVLKEKTAPPAPRVILTSKDANGLTPLHKAAGLAHTQIVEYILSVWPSLSSDEDHTGKTPLHWAASAKNNARSFNLLVQAGADETALDDRNKPAEHYKNKPGDIDRSLLAVIPEAPRISQQGFPAYFDWAMFTLPDDSDEGSQPTRMKPFLSQNNLLDPDGGQEGELAGGAADTVSKSKSVHNLTNGVLTVLGQERGVNGEDSSVTKGNADEEQADAQDDANGGQDVDEKELGGEETSDKQDGTLVEHEEQISTPPAGPDDTDAPLDVSSAKVDDGGGDDSVDDAQEIQQTEPEADSAEGVSETKNETGAPVSDAPNAVVEENNTENGHTENGVTVEEEDQTNGNDTVASRNTSAKEANTDELDNTAEVELEKENNSASAALEEAEVSRDSLEQVIPKDDDIELDSLGKDLEPEEPLPDAARVTSAESDKNSEQMDSQPNSRATTGKSIKSTITVTDQDDIKEHVSRNSSATAVSNGRLDTASNGNMNGTVEPNGTPEGVSDQDGLTSAGSERPETRGISAHRTYPNSAKEPTSPVSRPISRTEVETISRAASSTLTPGHTPAKSSRSSTPYRKASIGSRKSVNSAVGSAAQNETHDVANNHGDDDDDDNSEANDDSNNADVKIASYRTPDENATSEQLLEKTAETHPDQPELEDPPQAVDETSSAKEEPMARAEIETVTQSATSTQLATAAATEASSQVLEIEGTVQGEPDQGQLQSQNDPPVEHDDQPNLQQTVQDAIDSADLEQLAAIVLNGEGKQLIGRKSDQTEIQAFLDNVPAYMGKIRRVHLAAREGSLRDLQSALDRRKFATAKDEVSPHGATPLHVATIFGHAGIVRYLAGRFPETLSATDDDGRTPLHYAATLKDNGHFYNLLTHLGANPKVEDSLNHSAEYYLGHVQSQGVLSHRQLLRDYGAKEELADEMLNDQVPDDLHSARRPLDDVDTLTTLERCFKIIHEPIDDLVVKSVGLPTNSVPGSASSLRILITSYLARFLKRSVFDKVKKRQTRLDHNLFDLIWPAMKKATKEKRLDEDLNVGIVIPDYDVFVVFQEFLVPLIKDVHCMEGTQPLMPHPAMQFFPRYAINDQQPDAAASPTASNNGNILRENPDSVQLNLDTSGKYITGCVIECARNLDAYEFPLNLGIAQLEQVERLITARVLSMDFVHATGETELGTYYSMNEILENPSEIRTILATNGLLIPLLDHTDPYQTAESIAINGRYWPYGRGVYVSVDGSLVVWVNAQDHLRLLCCTGSKDPAAIGAAYSKVGRAMNFLEEWILFKHSYFLGCLLSRPSFLGTGLKFTLTLVLPHLCKEKENLRHLCVVRGLQLFTGDGDGPTVRMCNMRSLAQTEWQLFQDFSSAITNVVALEKELSMSNSLHIAATLLRIFRKKKHSLAADGAVPQN
- the LOC120958738 gene encoding uncharacterized protein LOC120958738 isoform X2: MAPLPTLPGPPAARERHHHHHHHHRRRAHGLYFHSSPPKVLQMNNHLAAKENDYRSRDAIKPSSIRIWLHHKQMGKLAKVLWAGQGMRLRTETSHHPRMKRFLECVPHVMGVIKDIHQAVIDNDLDVLKEKTAPPAPRVILTSKDANGLTPLHKAAGLAHTQIVEYILSVWPSLSSDEDHTGKTPLHWAASAKNNARSFNLLVQAGADETALDDRNKPAEHYKNKPGDIDRSLLAVIPEAPRISQQGFPAYFDWAMFTLPDDSDEGSQPTRMKPFLSQNNLLDPDGGQEGELAGGAADTVSKSKSVHNLTNGVLTVLGQERGVNGEDSVTKGNADEEQADAQDDANGGQDVDEKELGGEETSDKQDGTLVEHEEQISTPPAGPDDTDAPLDVSSAKVDDGGGDDSVDDAQEIQQTEPEADSAEGVSETKNETGAPVSDAPNAVVEENNTENGHTENGVTVEEEDQTNGNDTVASRNTSAKEANTDELDNTAEVELEKENNSASAALEEAEVSRDSLEQVIPKDDDIELDSLGKDLEPEEPLPDAARVTSAESDKNSEQMDSQPNSRATTGKSIKSTITVTDQDDIKEHVSRNSSATAVSNGRLDTASNGNMNGTVEPNGTPEGVSDQDGLTSAGSERPETRGISAHRTYPNSAKEPTSPVSRPISRTEVETISRAASSTLTPGHTPAKSSRSSTPYRKASIGSRKSVNSAVGSAAQNETHDVANNHGDDDDDDNSEANDDSNNADVKIASYRTPDENATSEQLLEKTAETHPDQPELEDPPQAVDETSSAKEEPMARAEIETVTQSATSTQLATAAATEASSQVLEIEGTVQGEPDQGQLQSQNDPPVEHDDQPNLQQTVQDAIDSADLEQLAAIVLNGEGKQLIGRKSDQTEIQAFLDNVPAYMGKIRRVHLAAREGSLRDLQSALDRRKFATAKDEVSPHGATPLHVATIFGHAGIVRYLAGRFPETLSATDDDGRTPLHYAATLKDNGHFYNLLTHLGANPKVEDSLNHSAEYYLGHVQSQGVLSHRQLLRDYGAKEELADEMLNDQVPDDLHSARRPLDDVDTLTTLERCFKIIHEPIDDLVVKSVGLPTNSVPGSASSLRILITSYLARFLKRSVFDKVKKRQTRLDHNLFDLIWPAMKKATKEKRLDEDLNVGIVIPDYDVFVVFQEFLVPLIKDVHCMEGTQPLMPHPAMQFFPRYAINDQQPDAAASPTASNNGNILRENPDSVQLNLDTSGKYITGCVIECARNLDAYEFPLNLGIAQLEQVERLITARVLSMDFVHATGETELGTYYSMNEILENPSEIRTILATNGLLIPLLDHTDPYQTAESIAINGRYWPYGRGVYVSVDGSLVVWVNAQDHLRLLCCTGSKDPAAIGAAYSKVGRAMNFLEEWILFKHSYFLGCLLSRPSFLGTGLKFTLTLVLPHLCKEKENLRHLCVVRGLQLFTGDGDGPTVRMCNMRSLAQTEWQLFQDFSSAITNVVALEKELSMSNSLHIAATLLRIFRKKKHSLAADGAVPQN
- the LOC120958738 gene encoding uncharacterized protein LOC120958738 isoform X6 — protein: MNNHLAAKENDYRSRDAIKPSSIRIWLHHKQMGKLAKVLWAGQGMRLRTETSHHPRMKRFLECVPHVMGVIKDIHQAVIDNDLDVLKEKTAPPAPRVILTSKDANGLTPLHKAAGLAHTQIVEYILSVWPSLSSDEDHTGKTPLHWAASAKNNARSFNLLVQAGADETALDDRNKPAEHYKNKPGDIDRSLLAVIPEAPRISQQGFPAYFDWAMFTLPDDSDEGSQPTRMKPFLSQNNLLDPDGGQEGELAGGAADTVSKSKSVHNLTNGVLTVLGQERGVNGEDSSVTKGNADEEQADAQDDANGGQDVDEKELGGEETSDKQDGTLVEHEEQISTPPAGPDDTDAPLDVSSAKVDDGGGDDSVDDAQEIQQTEPEADSAEGVSETKNETGAPVSDAPNAVVEENNTENGHTENGVTVEEEDQTNGNDTVASRNTSAKEANTDELDNTAEVELEKENNSASAALEEAEVSRDSLEQVIPKDDDIELDSLGKDLEPEEPLPDAARVTSAESDKNSEQMDSQPNSRATTGKSIKSTITVTDQDDIKEHVSRNSSATAVSNGRLDTASNGNMNGTVEPNGTPEGVSDQDGLTSAGSERPETRGISAHRTYPNSAKEPTSPVSRPISRTEVETISRAASSTLTPGHTPAKSSRSSTPYRKASIGSRKSVNSAVGSAAQNETHDVANNHGDDDDDDNSEANDDSNNADVKIASYRTPDENATSEQLLEKTAETHPDQPELEDPPQAVDETSSAKEEPMARAEIETVTQSATSTQLATAAATEASSQVLEIEGTVQGEPDQGQLQSQNDPPVEHDDQPNLQQTVQDAIDSADLEQLAAIVLNGEGKQLIGRKSDQTEIQAFLDNVPAYMGKIRRVHLAAREGSLRDLQSALDRRKFATAKDEVSPHGATPLHVATIFGHAGIVRYLAGRFPETLSATDDDGRTPLHYAATLKDNGHFYNLLTHLGANPKVEDSLNHSAEYYLGHVQSQGVLSHRQLLRDYGAKEELADEMLNDQVPDDLHSARRPLDDVDTLTTLERCFKIIHEPIDDLVVKSVGLPTNSVPGSASSLRILITSYLARFLKRSVFDKVKKRQTRLDHNLFDLIWPAMKKATKEKRLDEDLNVGIVIPDYDVFVVFQEFLVPLIKDVHCMEGTQPLMPHPAMQFFPRYAINDQQPDAAASPTASNNGNILRENPDSVQLNLDTSGKYITGCVIECARNLDAYEFPLNLGIAQLEQVERLITARVLSMDFVHATGETELGTYYSMNEILENPSEIRTILATNGLLIPLLDHTDPYQTAESIAINGRYWPYGRGVYVSVDGSLVVWVNAQDHLRLLCCTGSKDPAAIGAAYSKVGRAMNFLEEWILFKHSYFLGCLLSRPSFLGTGLKFTLTLVLPHLCKEKENLRHLCVVRGLQLFTGDGDGPTVRMCNMRSLAQTEWQLFQDFSSAITNVVALEKELSMSNSLHIAATLLRIFRKKKHSLAADGAVPQN